One genomic region from Rosa rugosa chromosome 1, drRosRugo1.1, whole genome shotgun sequence encodes:
- the LOC133712624 gene encoding probable phospholipase A2 homolog 1, translated as MLGAPAVTTRVAAAFAVAAIFLSSVALCSNNNSEELCSRTCAAENCNSVGIRYGKYCGVGWTGCPGEKPCDDVDACCKIHDDCVGNTGINDVKCHEKFKKCIKKVQKSGKVGFSKQCPYETVVPTMVQGMDLAIMFSQFSNSKLEL; from the exons ATGTTGGGAGCTCCCGCCGTAACGACGCGTGTCGCCGCCGCATTCGCCGTCGCTGCCATCTTCCTCTCCTCCGTCGCCCTCTGCTCCAACAACAATTCCGAG GAGTTGTGCAGCAGAACCTGCGCAGCAGAGAACTGCAATT CGGTTGGGATTCGATACGGGAAGTACTGCGGAGTAGGGTGGACCGGCTGCCCAGGAGAGAAGCCATGTGATGACGTTGATGCTTGCTGCAAGATTCATGATGACTGTGTTGGCAATACAG GTATTAATGATGTAAAATGCCATGAGAAGTTCAAGAAATGCATAAAGAAAGTACAAAAATCTGGGAAGGTTGGATTTTCAAAGCAGTGCCCTTATGAAACAGTTGTGCCGACTATGGTGCAGGGTATGGATTTGGCCATCATGTTCAGCCAGTTTAGCAATTCAAAACTTGAACTATGA
- the LOC133712634 gene encoding uncharacterized protein LOC133712634 codes for MAAMASKLRQLQSKACQATQFVSKHGTTYYKQLLEQNKQYIQEPATVEKCSELSKQLFYTRLASLPGRNEALRKELDYVKSLWKNRQDLKVEDAGIAALFGLECFCWFCVGEIAGRGFTITGYHV; via the exons ATGGCGGCGATGGCATCAAAGTTGCGTCAGTTGCAGTCCAAGGCTTGCCAAGCGACTCAGTTTGTGTCCAAGCATGGAACTACCTACTACAAGCAGTTGTTAGAGCAGAACAAGCAATACATTCAGGAGCCGGCAACTGTGGAGAAATGCAGTGAGCTGTCAAAGCAATTGTTTTACACTCGACTTGCTAG TCTTCCGGGTCGGAATGAAGCACTGCGGAAGGAACTTGATTATGTCAAGAGTTTGTGGAAGAACAGGCAGGACTTGAAGGTTGAAGATGCTGGCATTGCTGCTTTGTTTGGGCTGGAGTGCTTCTGCTGGTTTTGTGTTGGTGAGATTGCAGGAAGGGGATTCACTATCACCGGTTACCATGTCTGA